In Propionispora hippei DSM 15287, the DNA window CGAATAGCAGCCGAAGAGCAACAGAACCGGGAACAGGCGGAAACCTTGCAAGAACGTTTAGCGGAAAGCTGCCGCCAACTGTCAGAAAAGCGCGAACAGGTCCTGGTGCTGCAGCAGGAATTGGCCCAAAGTCAGGAGGCCTATCAGCAGACCGCGGCGGACATACAGGCGATGGAAGCCCGCCTGGAGCTTTGCAAGGAACAGTCTTTTGATTATTTGCAGGAATTGGTTAGCGCCCGTAATGAGATTGTCACGTTGGAAAAAGATATGGCCAAACTGTTGACCAATCAGGGGGAGTACGCCCGGGAACTGGCGGGATACGGCGAGCAGCTTACACAGACCGGTGAGGCGGCGAAAGCGGCACTGGCGGAGAAGAACGGCTTGGCCGAAAGGCTGGCGGAACTACTCAAGGAGGAAGAGCGGCTTGCTGAAGTAAAACAGGCTCTGGAAGCGGACTGCCGGGACTTGCAGAATAAAGAAAAGGCTTTGCAGGTAAAACTGAATGAGTTTGCGTCCAAACATAAAATTCTGTCCCACATGCAGCAGGATTTTGACGGGTTTGGCCGCAGCAGCAAGAGTGTCCTGCAGAACCGGGCAGCCTGGCGTCAGGGAATTTGCGGCGCGGTAGCTCAATTAATTCAGGTACCGGACTCCTATGTCACGGCGGTGGAAACTGCTTTGGGCGGCGCCTTGCAATATCTTGTTACCGAAGATGAAGCGACAGCCAAACAGGCTATTGCCTTTTTAAAGGACCAACGTCTGGGCCGGGCCACTTTCCTGCCGCTTACTACTATTCAGACCGGGACGCCGCGGGATTATGAACTAAAGGCGGCAGCGGCGGCAGGTTCACTGGGACTGGCCTCGGTCGTGGTCGATTGTGAGCAGAAATACCGCAAAGTGGTGGAATTCCTGCTGGGAAGGACCATTATAGCCGAAAATATTGACGCTGCGCTGGCTATTGCCAAGAACCATCAGTATCGTGTGAGAATTGTTACGCTTGACGGACAACAGGTTAATCCGGGCGGTTCTCTGACCGGCGGTAGTACGCATCGCCGGGAAAACAGCTTTTTAAGTCGCAGCAATGAAATTGCGACGTTGGAAAAAACCATAGGGGAAACCAAGTCGTCCCTGGAACAGGCTCAGCAAGCGGTGAGTGCCGTCGAGCGAAAACGGCTGGAACTGGATAAAACGGCGGAGGTTAAGCAGGCAGAAAAGCAAGCCCTGGAAGTGCGGCTGGCGCAGCTTGAAGTGCATGGGACCAATCTGCAGGGAGAACTGCGGCGTTTGCAAATGGCGTCAGATAGCCTGCAGGAGGAAATGGACTCCTTTACCGGTGAAAAAACGGCAATGCAAACGAAATTGGCTCAAAAGCAAGAAGCTATTCTTGTTTTGGAAAATCGTGATGCCGAGCATAAGCGGGAGATGCTTCGTTGGCAGCAGGAACTTAAGCTGCTCAATGAGAAAAAAGACTTGACCGGTCATGCGGTGACCGACTGCAGGGTTTCGCTTACAGCGCTGGAACAGCAAATGCAGGCTGTGGAAAGCGAAAGCCAAATGCTCCGGACGGAACTGGCTAAGACGGCCACTGTGCTGCAGCGGTTGGCTAATGAAGCGGTAACGCTGCGGGAACAGACAGCCGGCTATGACGCCGAGCTGAAAGAAGTGAAGGAGCTGCACCGGACGACAGAGGGGCAGACTGCCGGCTGTCTGACGGCGAAGAAAGAACTGGAGTCCGGCAAGTATGCCGTGTTAACGGAACTTACCAAGCAGGAAAAGGAGATAAAGGATAAACGGCGGCGTCACAATGAAATTCAAAACCGGCTGCATGAATTTGAGTTGATGGCCACAAAATACAAGTATGAATTGGAAACTTGCCGCAAGGAACTGACCGAACGGTGTAATGTTTCCTGGGAAGAGGCTGTTTCCCGCTGTCGTGAAGGCAGTGTGGCGGAGCTGACGGTGCAAGCTAAACGGCTGGAAGAGGAGATTGTTTTGCTGGGACCGGTTAATCATAGTGCGATTGAAGAATTTGCCCGTGTACGGGAACGGTATGAGTTTTTGCGGAATCAATCGGAAGATTTAAAAAATGCCCGTGAATATTTAGCGACTATTATTCAGGATATTGACAAGAAAATGTCCAAGCAATTCAGTGTGGCCTTTAAAGAAATTAATCAGCATTTCAGTGTGATCTTTGAGCGCCTGTTCGGTGGCGGCAAGGCCTGGCTATCTTTGCTGGAACCGGACAAACCGCTGGAAACGGGGGTTGAGGTCTGGGTGCAGCCGCCTGGTAAAAAGCAGCAAAGCCTGGTATTATTATCAGGTGGGGAGCGGGCTTTGACGGTCATTGCCCTGCTGTTTGCCTTTTTAACCTACCGGCCGGCACCGTTTACCATGGTAGACGAGATTGATGCTCCGCTTGACGAAGCCAATCTGCAGCGCTTCAGCGGCTTTCTGCGGGATTATGCCCAAAACACTCAGTTTATTGTGGTTACTCACCGGAAAGGCACTATGGAAGTGGCCGATATTATTCACGGTGTTACCATGGAAGAGTCCGGGGTTTCCCGCCTGGTTTCCGTCAAACTGGTGGATGCTGCGGGATAAATAGAGGCAAGGGCGTGTCCTTCAGACTATCCGAAACGCTCCCTGACGGCGCCTTTTGTGCCATACTTTATTAAAATTTTTGAAATAGGGGCCGCTATTCCTGCAAAATTTCGCGTGCCCTTTAGGGTATAATTTGTCTGGCGCAAAAATCACTCGCCATGGATCATTCCGTTAGTTTGAAGACACGCCCTAGGGCGTATGAAAAAATAGGAATTAGGTGAAATGAATATGGGCTTTTTTGATAAATTGAAAGTCGGTCTGGAAAAAACCCGCAAGGGCTTAACCGAGAAGATTGAACAATTAATTGTCGGCTATGCTGACATTGACGATGAGTTTTTGGATGACCTGGAGGCTATCTTACTGACCGCCGATGTGGGAGTGAAAACGACAGCCCAACTACTGTCGGACGTCCGGGCCGGGATTAAGAACAAGCAAATTCAGTCGCCGGAAGAATTAAAGCCGTTTTTACAGGAGAAAATCAGTACCATTTTAATAAGCGGTGAAACGGCGGAACCGGAGGTACAGCCACCTATGGTGATTATGGTGGTAGGAGTTAACGGTGTGGGAAAAACGACCACTATCGGCAAACTGGGCAATTACTACCGGGAGCAGGGCAAGACGGTTATGCTGGCGGCCGGCGATACCTTCCGTGCTGCGGCCATTGAGCAATTGGAAATCTGGGGCGATCGGATCGGAGCGGAGGTTGTCAAGCATACGGAGGGTTCCGATCCGGCGGCCGTAGTGTTTGACGCCGTCCAATCGGCTAAGGCCCGAAAAGTGGATGTGCTGATTATTGATACGGCGGGACGGCTGCACACCAAGTCCAACCTAATGGAGGAACTGAAAAAAATTTATCGGATCATCAACCGGGAGCTGCCGGGAGCACCGCACAGTACCTTGCTGGTGCTGGATGCAACTACCGGTCAGAACGCTGTGAACCAGGCCAAGCTGTTCGGCGAAGCCGCTGCCGTATCTGGCTTGGTTCTGACCAAGCTGGACGGTACAGCCAAGGGCGGCGTGGTGATTGCCATCAAGTCGGAATTGAATGTTCCCGTTCGCTGGATCGGCATCGGTGAAGGGGTGCAGGATTTACGTCCTTTTGATCCGGCAGAGTTCAGCCAGGCATTGTTTGCCGATTAAATCATAAAAACAAGGATCTTTTAGAAAGATCCTTGTTTTTATTTATACACAGGTACTAACTAGATAAACTAAATCAACAAAAACAAATTAAATTAACTAAAACATATTGACTCTATGGATTTGGTGTAGTATTATAAGACAAAAGCAAGTTTAATATTCTCTGGAGCAGGGTGTTTGCAGTACTTTGCCTGGCAGATACGAAGGGGTATCAATGAACCGGAACGGTTCATTGATACCCCTTTTTTACAGCAGGCCGTTTTACTCGCGATACCACGAATATGGCGGGTAAAGAAAACTGTCTTGCCTGGCGGCTTACTATTTAACACAAAAATAAAAGCTTCATGGATACCACGAATATCCATGAAGCAGAGGTAAATCTCCTATTCTCAGTGGCACTAAGTTTATTTGATTTGCCCATTTTGCATTATAGCAAAATAGGCAGGGAGTTTCAAGGTGTTCTTAGAGAAAAAGATAGCTTTATTGAAATGAAAGGGGGTGGTTATCAAAAGAAGACTGTTGGAGGCTGGTTAATAGGCAAAAATAACTGTACCGGAAGGAGCTGAGGATATATCGTCCATATATGCTTTAAAAACAAAAGCTTTGAGGATACCACGAATATCCGCAAAGCCGTTGTTAAACCCAGTGGCACTAGGTTTATTTAATTTGCCTGTTTCTATTATAACGGGAAGTATTTTCAATTTCAACTATAATTTTAAAAAATCTGTTAATTTAAAAGGAGGGCATACACATGCCAAGAAAAATTGCGATTTATGGTAAAGGCGGAATTGGTAAATCCACGACCCAACAAAATACGGCAGGAGCTATGGCTCATTTTTACGATAAAAAGGTGTTTATCCACGGTTGCGATCCCAAGGCTGATTCAACCCGGCTGATTTTAGGGGGAATGAACCAAAAAACGCTGATGGATATGCTGCGTGACGAGGGGGAAGACAAAATTACCACCGATAGAGTGGTAAAAGACGGTTATCTGGGAATCCGTTGTGTGGAATCGGGTGGTCCCGAACCGGGAGTTGGTTGTGCCGGTCGGGGTGTTATCACGGCTATTGACCTGATGGAGAAAAACGGCGCCTATACGGATGATTTGGAT includes these proteins:
- the smc gene encoding chromosome segregation protein SMC; this encodes MLLRRLEAYGFKSFADKTEVDFGPGITVVVGPNGSGKSNISDAIRWVLGEQNIRNLRGARVEDIIFSGSTGRRALGVAEVSLVFDNSDGVLPLDFNEVTITRRVFRSGESEYFINKTHCRLKDIHDLLADTGLGREAMPVISQNKVDEILNSKPEERRLIFEEAAGITRYKNRKKEALRKLDDTEQNLVRLEDIISEIELQLEPLEASAARTSRYQELQEELTACRITLLVDKLKKAEQMVESATLQELALKEEELTVGNQILLGEAELERLTAQLAELEETLRGTGERLQQAYRETERLEGRIALLTEKISQGSAAGERIAAEEQQNREQAETLQERLAESCRQLSEKREQVLVLQQELAQSQEAYQQTAADIQAMEARLELCKEQSFDYLQELVSARNEIVTLEKDMAKLLTNQGEYARELAGYGEQLTQTGEAAKAALAEKNGLAERLAELLKEEERLAEVKQALEADCRDLQNKEKALQVKLNEFASKHKILSHMQQDFDGFGRSSKSVLQNRAAWRQGICGAVAQLIQVPDSYVTAVETALGGALQYLVTEDEATAKQAIAFLKDQRLGRATFLPLTTIQTGTPRDYELKAAAAAGSLGLASVVVDCEQKYRKVVEFLLGRTIIAENIDAALAIAKNHQYRVRIVTLDGQQVNPGGSLTGGSTHRRENSFLSRSNEIATLEKTIGETKSSLEQAQQAVSAVERKRLELDKTAEVKQAEKQALEVRLAQLEVHGTNLQGELRRLQMASDSLQEEMDSFTGEKTAMQTKLAQKQEAILVLENRDAEHKREMLRWQQELKLLNEKKDLTGHAVTDCRVSLTALEQQMQAVESESQMLRTELAKTATVLQRLANEAVTLREQTAGYDAELKEVKELHRTTEGQTAGCLTAKKELESGKYAVLTELTKQEKEIKDKRRRHNEIQNRLHEFELMATKYKYELETCRKELTERCNVSWEEAVSRCREGSVAELTVQAKRLEEEIVLLGPVNHSAIEEFARVRERYEFLRNQSEDLKNAREYLATIIQDIDKKMSKQFSVAFKEINQHFSVIFERLFGGGKAWLSLLEPDKPLETGVEVWVQPPGKKQQSLVLLSGGERALTVIALLFAFLTYRPAPFTMVDEIDAPLDEANLQRFSGFLRDYAQNTQFIVVTHRKGTMEVADIIHGVTMEESGVSRLVSVKLVDAAG
- the ftsY gene encoding signal recognition particle-docking protein FtsY, with product MGFFDKLKVGLEKTRKGLTEKIEQLIVGYADIDDEFLDDLEAILLTADVGVKTTAQLLSDVRAGIKNKQIQSPEELKPFLQEKISTILISGETAEPEVQPPMVIMVVGVNGVGKTTTIGKLGNYYREQGKTVMLAAGDTFRAAAIEQLEIWGDRIGAEVVKHTEGSDPAAVVFDAVQSAKARKVDVLIIDTAGRLHTKSNLMEELKKIYRIINRELPGAPHSTLLVLDATTGQNAVNQAKLFGEAAAVSGLVLTKLDGTAKGGVVIAIKSELNVPVRWIGIGEGVQDLRPFDPAEFSQALFAD